CCCGCACCAGCCGGTTGAAATCAAGCTGGCGCAACTCCAGTTCCGGAACGCGCGCATACTGGCTAAATTCATTGACCATCCTTTTAAGCGCTTCCACCTGATTGACAATCGTTTCGGTGGAACGCCTCAATATCTTCGCATCTTCCTCACCGAGTTTATTGATCAATTTATGTTGTACCCGCTCGGCGGAAAGTTGAATGGGCGTTAAAGGATTTTTTATTTCGTGCGCAAGCCGGCGCGCCACCTCTCCCCAAGCTACAGCACGCTGAACTTGCAAAAGATTGGTAATGTCATCAAAAACCACCACGCCGCCGCCGCCCGATAGTTTGGGTAATCGCGTACCTCTCAAAAGCAAAACCTGATTGTGACCATCCTCTGAGCGCGTCAATTGGCGCTGCCAAACACCAAGTTCTTCGGAATTAAATCCCTCCCGGATTTCCGCAACCAACGCATCGAGCCGCGGCTCTTTGCCCACGCATCCTTCAATAATTGAACCATCCAGACTGATTAATGGCACCTGCAAAATTTTTTCCGCGCTTCGATTCGCTTTAGACAAAACCAACTGTCCATCAAACACCAGCACACCGGATGAAAGATTGGCCAGAATACTCTCCAAATGCGCGCGCGCGCTTTCGACCGCCTGTTGATTATGCTGAGCCGCCGCGCGCGCTTCTTCAAGCTGCTGCGTCATCAAGTTAAACGACTCCGTCAGCACACCCAATTCGTCCCTGCTCTGAACCAAATGACGGCGGCTGTAGTCACCTTGCGCGATCGCACGCGTGCCTTCCGCCAACATGCCGAGCGGCGCGCTCAATCTTTCACTCAACAGCGAAGCGGATGCTAACGCCGAAAATAGCGATAGCAACAATGCCAATGTCAGCGTAACGCTGTATAACCGGGTTAATCCTTGCCGGGACAAAGAAAGCTCTTGATAATCCTGATAACCTGCCTGCACGCGTTCAGCATCCTTGGCCAATTGCCGCGGGACCGGCTGCAATAGCTGCAACATGCGGATATCTTCCTCCAGGCTCAATACATTAACCGGAGAAACCACCCGCAGATACAGGCCTTTATCGGGAACCGACTCGATTGCGCTATAAGCCTTTTGAATTCTGATATGACGCATGGCCGCTGCATTAGGCGCATCCGGAAACAATGCCGAATTGCTGTCGCTGGAAAAAGCGATTACCTTGCCATCCTGATTGAACAGCGTTGCCTCTTCCACTTGCGATTGCAATAATAGCTCGTTCAGTACCAGCAACGGCGGATTAGAGGATTCCGTCAGAATCAGCGCGGTTGTCTGCGCTTTCTTTTGCAGCTCGGCCAATAAATTCTCGAGCATGGTATGCCCGAGATTCAAGCCGCCTTCCAGCGCCCGGTCGACTTTCACGTCGAACCAAGACTCAATGCTCTTTTCGAGAAATTGCACCGACACGGCATAAACCAAAGCTCCGGGCAATATCGCCATCAATGAGAAAATCAGCATTAAGCGAAGCGCCAGCCTGGAACCGAATACACCCGACTTCAGCCGCCGCCTGAACCGCCACATCAAAAATCCCACGATCACCATGAGAAACAATACAAAGGCAATATTAATAACGAGCAGCAAGCGGTATTTCCGCTCGAAGAACTCGGTATTGGCACCGGCTGTGGCTAGCAGGAAAAGCATCACGGCTCCCAGCCCTGCTCCCACAATCAGCACGTATTTCATTACCGGTCCTTATAGTCGAACGGCTGTTCCGGCACCGGCAGCTTCATGCGCCATTCCAGTTTCTCCGAGCGCAAATTCCATTGACTGGAACCAAGCGCTTCGATCTGGAATGGTTTAGGCATACGCGTCAGGTCGAGCCAAATTCGTATCGACGCAATATAATCAGCATCCTGTTTCAACTCGGCTTTGACAGTCACCGGATAGTCCCGCAATTGCCCCAATGCCTGTAAAGCTTCTCTCAAAGAGTTATAGCTTTGTGCGAATGAAGGATGATTTAAATGATATTGCCGTGTAAGCGCATAGTAGCGAAGCCCGACACGGTATTTACTGCGCGCGACTTCCTCGTTCAACCAATACCAGCGTGAATCAATCAAACTGAATTTCGTTACAAAATAAAGCACGATGCCTTTCTCGAGCGCTTGCTCCAAAGTCGCATTCAGCGTGATTTCAGAGTCCAGGCTCATTTCATAACCCCTATCAGTCGCCGACAAACTGAAGGATCTGATTTGAATGCTTTCTGCTTGAGCAATAGCCATCGGAAGCAGCAACAGTACCAGCAATTGCACAAGCAGCCGTACGATCTGCGACAGCCCTCCCTTTTGACAAGAGTCAGTTTTTTTGCAGCAAGGCATAAAAAAAACCATCATGTTGAGTATTCGGTAACAGTTGGCCATCGACCGGGATTTCCCCACCTAACGGCAACAAGCGCGCATCAGGATGTGATTTAAGGAACTTCTCGATCTGGTTGATATTTTCTTCAGCAAAAATTGAGCAAGTCACATAAAGCAACTTACCATCCTTATTTAAAATTTTCCACAATGCATTCAAAATTGATCGCTGCGTTTTTACAAACTTGACCAAATCACTCTCGCGGCGCAACCATTTGATATCGGGATGACGGCGCACCACACCGGATGCGGAACACGGCACATCCGCCAAGATCCGGTCGTAGCACCGCCCATCCCACCAGTCACTGGTTTTTTCAGCATCTCCGCAGACTAAATGTTCAGCAGTCAACTGCAAGCGTTCAAGATTCTGCCGGACCTGTTCGAGCCTCGATGCGTCATTATCCAATATCGTCAGCGATACACTGGCGGATTCCAGTAAATGCATGCTCTTTCCGCCGGGCGCAGCGCAAGCATCCAGCACCCGCATTCCATCCCGCACATCCAGAAGCGGCGCCGCCCGCTGAGCACCGGCATCTTGCACGCTGACCCAACCTTCGGTGAAACCGGGTAATTGCTCCACCACAAGCGGCCGCTCCAATTGCACGGTATTGGATCCAAGCCATTGCGCTTGTATCGCATTCCCGGCCAGCAGCCGGCAATAATCGTCTACCGGAATCTTGCGCTGATTCACTCGCAAGGTCATGGGCGGACGTTGATTGCTTGCTTCCAAAATAGTTTGAAAGTTGTGCGGATATTGCTGACGTAATTTGCCGATCCACCATTGCGGGTGAGAATAACGTCCGGTATCTCCAGCTGCCGCTTGCTCCACCAGGGATTCGCGCTGCCGGATGAAATTGCGCAATACCGCATTCACCAACCCTTGCATTCCCTTTCCACCGGCCAATAGCCGGGATGCCGAAACAGCCTGATCAACGATGACATGGGGCTGAGTCTTGCTGTAAAGCAACTGATATAAGCTTACCAACAAAAGGCGGGTTAAACATTTATCATGAAGTGGTTTTGTTAGCAAAGCATTCAAAATGGCTTCCAGTTGCCCGTAAAAGCGCAACACACCATAACTAAAATCCTGAATGGCGCCTTTTTGTTGCTTGGATAACGCCGGATCTGCGCGCCAGAGATTCACCAAAACTTCGGTCAAACTCGCCCCGGCCATTACTTTCCCGACTATGGATGCTGCAGCCAATTGTGTTTTAATCATGCGCGGATGCCGAACCCTCGATGGCTTCCAGAAACTCGCCAAGAATTCCCTGATTGCCAGCCAGAAAATCTGCGGCAGTCATTCTTTTGCCGCCGGATTTTTGCAGCATTTCTATCTGCAGCGCACCGGAACCGCAAGCCACCACGATCCCATCCGCACTCAATGCGACAATCTCACCCGGTTTACCTTCACCGCCATGAATGGCCGACGCTTGCCAGATCTTTAACAAATGATTACGAAAAAAAGAATAAGCACCGGGGCTTGGATTAAACGCGCGCACCATCCGGCTGATCTGTTGCGCAGTCTGCCGCCAATCGATTTCCGCTTCCGCTTTGGTAATTTTAGCGGCATAGCTCGCTTGGCTCTCATCTTGAGGAATAGGCGTCAACTGGCATTGTTGCAGTAACCGTAAAGCTTCAACAATACTTTGTCCGCCCAATAAACTGAGTTTGTCGTGCAGCGACTGGGTGGTATCGTCCGGTGCAATGGCAATAGCGTGCTTTAACAACATAGCGCCGGTATCTAATCCGGCATCCATTTGCATAATGGTAATGCCGGTCTCATGATCGCCCGCTAAGATAGCGCGTTGAATCGGCGCAGCGCCTCGCCAGCGCGGCAATAAGGAAGCATGGATATTCAGGCAACCCAGTCGGGGAATCGCAAGTACCGCTTGCGGCAAAATCAATCCATAGGCAGCCACTACCATGACATCGGCGTTCAACGATTGCAATTGCAACGGTATGCCGCCGCTCTTGAGCGATAGCGGTTGCAAGATTGGAAGTTGACGTTGCTGCGCCAGCAGCTTGACAGCGCTTGCGGTCATTTGCATGCCTCGTCCCGCGGGCCGGTCGGGTTGTGTTAGCACCATCACAATATCGTGACCGGTTTGTACCAACGCATCCAATGCCGTTGCAGCAAATGCCGGAGTTCCGGCAAAGATGATTTTCATATTTATGGAAAAAATTGATAATGAGATAGGCGGAGTTGCGTTGTTGCTGAAAACCGGCAAAACCAATCACATTCAACAAGAAACTTCGATTTATTTTTCTATGAGTATACGAGTATCCTTGCTACATTGTACTACGCTGTTTTTTCTTCAGCTTCGCCAGCGTCCGGGTCTGCCTCAGTTTTGACCAATATTCAACAAACACTTTTCCTTCCAGATGATCCATCTCATGTTGAATACAGACAGCCAGCAATCCATGCGCTTCCAGAACGAACGATTCGTTTTGCGCATTCAAGGCTTTAACAGTCACTGACTCAGCGCGATTCACTTTGCCATAAATCCCCGGAACCGACAAACAGCCTTCCTCATAATCCGAAAAGCCGCTGCTTGCAACAATTTCAGGGTTAATCAGCACCAATAACTGATCTTTGGTTTCGGAAACGTCTATGACAATGACACGCTCATGCACGTCCACTTGTGTCGCCGCCAGCCCTATGCCGGGCGCAGCGTACATTGTCTCCGCCATATCGTGAATCAGTGCGCGCGTTTTGTCGGTTATTTGAGCAACGGGAAGCGCTTTTTTATGCAGCCTTTCGTCCGGATATTGTAATATTTTAAGAATAGCCATAAAAAATTGTATAGTTTAGTAAACTCAGTTACCGATTTAGATCGTATCATTTGCAGGTTATTCTTCACCCTTTCCAACCAGTCACCGGGATCATCCATGCAAAAGCTTATTATAGCTACGATTTTTTTTCTAAACTTGCTTAATATCGCTACTGCAAACGCAAACGATAGCATTCTGCGTAGCGATTCGCCCAGCCGCTATGTCGTTGTACCTGGCGATACTTTGTGGGGCATCGCCTCAAAGTTTCTGAAAGACCCTTGGCGATGGCCGGAAGTTTGGGGCTTCAATCGTGAACAAGTAAAAAATCCGCACAAAATCTATCCCGGCGACATCATTCTCTTAGAAAAAACACTTTCGGGCACGCGGCTTAGGCTTGCGGGGGACGAGGAAGGCACCAGGATTGTAAAGCTCTCCCCGAAAATACGTGACGAGCAGTCAAGTACAGCGGCGATCCCGAGTATTCCGGCTACCGCCATTGAACCTTTCTTAAGACAGCCATTAGTCATAGAAAAAGACAGTCTGGCCAACGCACCGTATGTGTTGGGTTCCAGTGAAGGCCGTTTTATTTTAACGGCAGGCAGTAAAGCTTATATCCATGGACTTCCGAAAGACAAAGGTATGACCTGGCAAATTTTCCGCCCCGGAAAAGCGCTAAAAGACCCTGATCAGAAAGGGCTGATTCTGGGATATGAAGCGACCTACCTGGGAAATGCCAAAGCCGAAGTTTTCGACGCGATCAGTACGATGACGATCACGCGTGCCGCGGAAGAAATCCTCAAAGGCGATCGCCTGGTTCCTGCACCCGATACCCTATACAACAATTATGCGCCCCACGCTCCCGACTTTCAGATTAAGGGAAGAATTATTTCGGTATACGGCGGTGTTACCGAAATCGGGCGAGGTGACATCGTAACCCTGAACAAAGGTGAATCGCATGGCCTGGAAATGGGGCATGTACTTGCCATCTACCGGAGAAACCAGGTTAAATCGCTTAAAGGCGAGACGCTCCAGCTGCCTGATGAAAGAGCCGGACTGGTCTTTGTCTTCCGTGTCTTTGATAAAGTCGCTTATGCCTTAGTTGTACAAAGCACACAACCCATCAGAACGCTGGATGCCGTTAGAACACCCTGAATTTGAGTACCATGAAGCAAGCAACGGATATCGAATCATGGTTAAATCTGACTTTGATTGACGGATTAGGCGGAGAATCCATCCGGCGGCTCCTGATTGCTTTTGGTAATCCTGCCGCGATTCTTGCAGCACCGATGATTGCACTGGAACGCCTGGTGAAAAAACCCATCGCCGCACGTATCAAGCAGGGCGCCGATCGCAACAAAATAACCAATGCCATGAAATGGCTGGAAGATCCCGCCAATGCAATCATCACGCTCGCCGATACGGATTATCCGGCTCAATTATTGAACATCGCCGATCCGCCTCCCGTACTTTACTTTAAAGGCAGGCGGGAATTATTGCAGCTCCCGGCCTTAGCGGTCGTGGGCAGCCGCAATGCAACACCGCAGGGTCTATTGAACGCGGAAGCTTTTTCTGAAGCGAGCAGCAACGCCGGACTTTGCATTATCAGCGGCATGGCCTTGGGTATCGACACCGCCGCCCATCATGGCGGTTTACGCGGTGCGGCAGCCAGCATCGCGATCATCGGCACAGGGTTGGATATTGTTTATCCCGCAAGAAACCATCCACTCGCTCACAAATTGGCAAAGGAAGGCGCCTTGATCTCAGAGTTTCCGCTGGGCACCCCTGCGATAGGCAGGAATTTTCCACGGCGGAACCGTATCATCAGCGGCATGAGCCAAGGCTGTCTTGTGGTTGAAGCAGCCTTGCAAAGCGGATCTCTGATTACAGCCCGTCAAGCGTTGGAACAAGGCCGGGAAGTAATGGCCATCCCCGGTTCCATTCATTCACCGCTATCGAAAGGATGTCATGCATTAATTAAACAAGGCGCGAAGCTGGTTGAAAATACCCAGGACATCCTGGATGAATTAAATTTTCTGCCTTTATTCCACCCTGGAAATAACACTGAAAAAAAACAAACCGATCCGGTAGAACCGTCTGAGGATACCGTATTACTTGAACACCTCGGTTATGATAGCGTTGACATTGACACCTTGTGCGCGCGTAGCGGCTTGACGGCGGAAGTTGTATCAGCCATGCTATTAACGCTTGAGCTTGATGGCCGGGTTAGCAGTTTGCCAGGAGGGTGCTACCAGCGGGTTCAATAAAACTGCTGGCAACTCGCTGCATAGATTTAAAAAAATTCCAGCAATTACAAAGTACTATTATGTTCGACATACTTGTCTATTTATTTGAAAATTATTTTGACTCAGGAAGTTATCCTGATTCCGCCACATTAACGCGGAAGCTTGCCATGGCCGGATTCGCCGATGAAGATATTAGCGAAACCCTGAATTGGCTCTCAGAGCTGGAACGCCATGATATTGGCAATTATCCTGCAAGTTTCGCTAAAAACGATTCGTTCCGTTGCTACACAGCTTATGAAATCGAGCGAATCGACACGGAAGGACGAGGATTTATCTTTTTCCTCGAGCAGGCCGGTATTATCAATCCGTTACAACGCGAGTTGCTGATTGACCGGGTGCTGGCGATGGATGAAGATTCTTCCAGTCTGGAAAAAATCAAGCTGATTGTCTTAACTGAACTGTGGATTCAGAATCAGCTCACAGACGATGCCATATTGGAGAAACTACTGATTGTAAGCGACTCTCATTACCGGCACTAAAAATCCGGGAAATCGCCCTTACCGCCCGAGGGTTAATAAAAATCAATTCGCGCATGAGCATGCTTGCAATCCTAAATAGACACGCATATCAAGCCGCCTGGTCCGATCGTTACAATCGATCAGGATTAGTAAACATTTTTCTCCAGATTATTCATGGGTAAAACATTAATTATTGCTGAAAAACCTTCGGTTGCAGCGGATATTGCAAAAGCGCTGGGCGGTTTCACCAAACATACGGATTACTTCGAAAATGATCAATATGTCGTATCTTCGGCAATCGGGCATCTGCTCGAATTGGCCGTTCCTGAGGAATACGAAGTCAAACGCGGCAAGTGGAGTTTTGCAAATCTCCCGGTCATCCCGCCCCACTTCGCCTTAAACCCGATCGAGAAAACATCATCCCGTTTGACGCTATTAAATAAGCTGATTAAACGCAAAGATGTGGATATGCTCATCAATGCTTGTGATGCGGGACGTGAAGGCGAACTGATTTTTTACTATATCTTGCGCCATGTCGGATCAAGCAAGCCCGTCAAGCGATTATGGTTGCAATCGATGACACCGGATGCGATTCGTGAAGGATTTACCAAGTTATTGGATAATACCGCCGTGCAATCGCTGGCGGAAGCAGCGGTCAGCCGTTCAGAATCAGACTGGCTGGTCGGTATCAATGGCACACGCGCCATGACGGCTTTTAATTCCCAGGAAGGCGGATTTCATAAAACCACGGTCGGGCGCGTACAAACCCCAACATTGGCGATCCTTGTAGAGCGTGAAGAAAAAATCAAGAAATTCCTGCCGCAAAAATACTGGGAAGTTCATGCCACTTTTGAAGCGGCGACCGGCCAATACACAGGCAGGTGGTTTGACGAGAAATTCGGCAAGAATGCAGCGAATCAGGAGCTGAAACCCGAGCGGTTGTGGGAACAATCCAAAGCGGAAACCATTCGCGGCAAATGTTTAGGTAAACCAGGGATAGTTAGCGAGGAAAGCAAACCCAGCAAAGAAATATGTCCATTACTTTATGACCTGACAAGCTTGCAACGGGAAGCCAACGGCCGCTTCGGATTCTCCGCTAAAACAACGCTTGGATTAGCACAAGCTTTATACGAAAAACATAAAGTATTGACATATCCGCGGACAGATTCACGCGCGCTGCCTGAAGATTATATCGCTACAGTTAAAGATATCCTGCAGAACCTTGTCAATACCGAATATGGGAGGTTTTCCCAGCAGATTCTCGGATCCAATTGGGTAATACCTAATAAACGGATCTTTAACAACAGCAAGATCTCCGATCACTTCGCGATTATTCCGACCGCACTGACTTCAGCCAAGTTAAACGAAGCGGAAACAAAACTCTATGATCTGGTCATGAAGCGCTTTTTGGCTATTTTCTTCCCCGCTGCCGAGTATCTGATAACCACACGCATCACACGAGTTGAAGCCGAGCCTTTCAAAACCGATGGAAAGGTATTGGTCAATCCTGGCTGGCAAGCGGTTTATGGAAAAATGGCCAAATCCGATGAGCAGGAAGAAACGGTTTCACTGGTTGCGATAAAGCCAGGCGAAACTGTCGTTACCGAAGACATCGAGATTGCCAATCACCAGACCCGCCCCCCCGCACGCTTTACTGAAGCCACGTTGCTTTCAGCCATGGAAAGCGCGGGAAAATTCGTTGAAGACGAAGAATTGCGCGCGGCTATGAGCGCAAAAGGATTGGGAACGCCGGCTACGCGGGCCTCCATTATCGAAGGGCTGGTCCTGGAAAACTACATCCAGCGTGAAGGCCGGGAATTGCATCCCACCGCTAAAGCCTTTTCGCTTATCACATTATTGCGCGGTTTGAAGATTCCGGAGTTGATCTCTCCCGAATTAACCGGAAATTGGGAATTTCAGTTGCGCCAGATTGAGCAAGGTCATCTGAAACGCGGCTCATTCATGGAAAAAATTGCCGAGATGACCCGGCATATTGTTGAACAAGCCAAAAACCATCGCGGCGAAACCATTTCAGGGGATTTCGCGGTGCTAAAAACGCCTTGTCCCAAATGTGGCAACGTTGTGCACGAAACCTATAAAAAATTCCAATGCCAATCCTGTGATTTTGCACTCTGGAAAATACTGGCAGGCCGGCAATTTGAGGTTGCCGAAATGGAAACCCTGATTACCCAGCATGCAGTGGGACCACTTCAAGGTTTCCGGAGCAAAATGGGACAACCGTTCAACGCAATCATCCGATTGACTGATAATTTCGAAATGAAGTTTGATTTTGGCAATGAAGATGAAAACCAGGAAGAAATCGACTTCAGCAATCAAATTTCCTTAGGGAAATGCCCCAAATGCGGGCACGCGGTTTATGAGCACGGGTTGCATTATGTTTGCGAAAAAGCAGTGGGTGCAAACAAGAGCTGCAGCTTTAAAACCGGAAAAATTATTTTGGAACGCCCCATCGAACGCGAGCAAATCTCGAAACTATTGGAAACAGGAAAAACTGATTTATTGACACGATTCATTTCCAAAAAGGGCAGACCATTCTCTGCCTATTTGATCAGAACCGCGGATGGAAAAATTGGATTTGAATTTGAACCGAGAACTCCCAAAAAAACAGCGGATACCAAACCCAAATCCAAGACAACGAAAACCAAGACTTCGCGCCAGACCGCGACTTAGCGAAAAAACTAGGAAGATTGCTTTCGGCTTGTTGCCATCCTTGATTTTTTTAAGGAATAACCGGGAGCAATCAAACAACCACTCCCGGTTATTGCCATTCAATCAAGCAATACAACATTAACTATAAAATTTCAGGATGTATTTGATGACGCCGCTCGAACCCATGATAATCATGATTAGCCCGCCAACAATAGCAGCACCTTCCAGGATAATAGAAACAAAAGCACGCGCCGCATTA
This is a stretch of genomic DNA from Nitrosomonas sp. sh817. It encodes these proteins:
- a CDS encoding ATP-binding protein, whose protein sequence is MKYVLIVGAGLGAVMLFLLATAGANTEFFERKYRLLLVINIAFVLFLMVIVGFLMWRFRRRLKSGVFGSRLALRLMLIFSLMAILPGALVYAVSVQFLEKSIESWFDVKVDRALEGGLNLGHTMLENLLAELQKKAQTTALILTESSNPPLLVLNELLLQSQVEEATLFNQDGKVIAFSSDSNSALFPDAPNAAAMRHIRIQKAYSAIESVPDKGLYLRVVSPVNVLSLEEDIRMLQLLQPVPRQLAKDAERVQAGYQDYQELSLSRQGLTRLYSVTLTLALLLSLFSALASASLLSERLSAPLGMLAEGTRAIAQGDYSRRHLVQSRDELGVLTESFNLMTQQLEEARAAAQHNQQAVESARAHLESILANLSSGVLVFDGQLVLSKANRSAEKILQVPLISLDGSIIEGCVGKEPRLDALVAEIREGFNSEELGVWQRQLTRSEDGHNQVLLLRGTRLPKLSGGGGVVVFDDITNLLQVQRAVAWGEVARRLAHEIKNPLTPIQLSAERVQHKLINKLGEEDAKILRRSTETIVNQVEALKRMVNEFSQYARVPELELRQLDFNRLVREVLSLYETASMASETSKHIQIRQELTEDLPAVKGDSAQLRQVLHNLLQNAQDALLDEPEPLITVKTEAVHGGVQLSVRDNGCGFSDEIKARVFEPYVTTKLKGTGLGLPIVKKIVEEHEGLIHIENVKPHGAQISIILPAIEKNHAIGNSKLTHS
- a CDS encoding DUF4390 domain-containing protein, coding for MSLDSEITLNATLEQALEKGIVLYFVTKFSLIDSRWYWLNEEVARSKYRVGLRYYALTRQYHLNHPSFAQSYNSLREALQALGQLRDYPVTVKAELKQDADYIASIRIWLDLTRMPKPFQIEALGSSQWNLRSEKLEWRMKLPVPEQPFDYKDR
- the rsmB gene encoding 16S rRNA (cytosine(967)-C(5))-methyltransferase RsmB, coding for MIKTQLAAASIVGKVMAGASLTEVLVNLWRADPALSKQQKGAIQDFSYGVLRFYGQLEAILNALLTKPLHDKCLTRLLLVSLYQLLYSKTQPHVIVDQAVSASRLLAGGKGMQGLVNAVLRNFIRQRESLVEQAAAGDTGRYSHPQWWIGKLRQQYPHNFQTILEASNQRPPMTLRVNQRKIPVDDYCRLLAGNAIQAQWLGSNTVQLERPLVVEQLPGFTEGWVSVQDAGAQRAAPLLDVRDGMRVLDACAAPGGKSMHLLESASVSLTILDNDASRLEQVRQNLERLQLTAEHLVCGDAEKTSDWWDGRCYDRILADVPCSASGVVRRHPDIKWLRRESDLVKFVKTQRSILNALWKILNKDGKLLYVTCSIFAEENINQIEKFLKSHPDARLLPLGGEIPVDGQLLPNTQHDGFFYALLQKN
- the fmt gene encoding methionyl-tRNA formyltransferase, which produces MKIIFAGTPAFAATALDALVQTGHDIVMVLTQPDRPAGRGMQMTASAVKLLAQQRQLPILQPLSLKSGGIPLQLQSLNADVMVVAAYGLILPQAVLAIPRLGCLNIHASLLPRWRGAAPIQRAILAGDHETGITIMQMDAGLDTGAMLLKHAIAIAPDDTTQSLHDKLSLLGGQSIVEALRLLQQCQLTPIPQDESQASYAAKITKAEAEIDWRQTAQQISRMVRAFNPSPGAYSFFRNHLLKIWQASAIHGGEGKPGEIVALSADGIVVACGSGALQIEMLQKSGGKRMTAADFLAGNQGILGEFLEAIEGSASAHD
- the def gene encoding peptide deformylase, producing MAILKILQYPDERLHKKALPVAQITDKTRALIHDMAETMYAAPGIGLAATQVDVHERVIVIDVSETKDQLLVLINPEIVASSGFSDYEEGCLSVPGIYGKVNRAESVTVKALNAQNESFVLEAHGLLAVCIQHEMDHLEGKVFVEYWSKLRQTRTLAKLKKKQRSTM
- a CDS encoding LysM peptidoglycan-binding domain-containing protein, whose product is MQKLIIATIFFLNLLNIATANANDSILRSDSPSRYVVVPGDTLWGIASKFLKDPWRWPEVWGFNREQVKNPHKIYPGDIILLEKTLSGTRLRLAGDEEGTRIVKLSPKIRDEQSSTAAIPSIPATAIEPFLRQPLVIEKDSLANAPYVLGSSEGRFILTAGSKAYIHGLPKDKGMTWQIFRPGKALKDPDQKGLILGYEATYLGNAKAEVFDAISTMTITRAAEEILKGDRLVPAPDTLYNNYAPHAPDFQIKGRIISVYGGVTEIGRGDIVTLNKGESHGLEMGHVLAIYRRNQVKSLKGETLQLPDERAGLVFVFRVFDKVAYALVVQSTQPIRTLDAVRTP
- the dprA gene encoding DNA-processing protein DprA codes for the protein MKQATDIESWLNLTLIDGLGGESIRRLLIAFGNPAAILAAPMIALERLVKKPIAARIKQGADRNKITNAMKWLEDPANAIITLADTDYPAQLLNIADPPPVLYFKGRRELLQLPALAVVGSRNATPQGLLNAEAFSEASSNAGLCIISGMALGIDTAAHHGGLRGAAASIAIIGTGLDIVYPARNHPLAHKLAKEGALISEFPLGTPAIGRNFPRRNRIISGMSQGCLVVEAALQSGSLITARQALEQGREVMAIPGSIHSPLSKGCHALIKQGAKLVENTQDILDELNFLPLFHPGNNTEKKQTDPVEPSEDTVLLEHLGYDSVDIDTLCARSGLTAEVVSAMLLTLELDGRVSSLPGGCYQRVQ
- a CDS encoding DUF494 domain-containing protein, with the translated sequence MFDILVYLFENYFDSGSYPDSATLTRKLAMAGFADEDISETLNWLSELERHDIGNYPASFAKNDSFRCYTAYEIERIDTEGRGFIFFLEQAGIINPLQRELLIDRVLAMDEDSSSLEKIKLIVLTELWIQNQLTDDAILEKLLIVSDSHYRH
- a CDS encoding DNA topoisomerase III; amino-acid sequence: MGKTLIIAEKPSVAADIAKALGGFTKHTDYFENDQYVVSSAIGHLLELAVPEEYEVKRGKWSFANLPVIPPHFALNPIEKTSSRLTLLNKLIKRKDVDMLINACDAGREGELIFYYILRHVGSSKPVKRLWLQSMTPDAIREGFTKLLDNTAVQSLAEAAVSRSESDWLVGINGTRAMTAFNSQEGGFHKTTVGRVQTPTLAILVEREEKIKKFLPQKYWEVHATFEAATGQYTGRWFDEKFGKNAANQELKPERLWEQSKAETIRGKCLGKPGIVSEESKPSKEICPLLYDLTSLQREANGRFGFSAKTTLGLAQALYEKHKVLTYPRTDSRALPEDYIATVKDILQNLVNTEYGRFSQQILGSNWVIPNKRIFNNSKISDHFAIIPTALTSAKLNEAETKLYDLVMKRFLAIFFPAAEYLITTRITRVEAEPFKTDGKVLVNPGWQAVYGKMAKSDEQEETVSLVAIKPGETVVTEDIEIANHQTRPPARFTEATLLSAMESAGKFVEDEELRAAMSAKGLGTPATRASIIEGLVLENYIQREGRELHPTAKAFSLITLLRGLKIPELISPELTGNWEFQLRQIEQGHLKRGSFMEKIAEMTRHIVEQAKNHRGETISGDFAVLKTPCPKCGNVVHETYKKFQCQSCDFALWKILAGRQFEVAEMETLITQHAVGPLQGFRSKMGQPFNAIIRLTDNFEMKFDFGNEDENQEEIDFSNQISLGKCPKCGHAVYEHGLHYVCEKAVGANKSCSFKTGKIILERPIEREQISKLLETGKTDLLTRFISKKGRPFSAYLIRTADGKIGFEFEPRTPKKTADTKPKSKTTKTKTSRQTAT